The Desulfovibrio inopinatus DSM 10711 genomic sequence TATTCCGATTGGCGACTGCCAAGTCTGCACGAACTCTTCGGAATCGTAGACAAAGGAAAGTCTAATCCTGCGATTAATCCTCTTTTCACAACAAATTTCTCGATGTATTGGACGAGCGACACGGACGCATCATACAATGACAGGGCTTGGTTTATTTTGTTTTACGGCGGGATAACACTCTCTGGAAGTAAATATGATGCGCATGGAGTTCGATGTACTCGATCCCAAACTATTCGACCAGAAAAAGAATATATAGTTAATAACGATGTTGTTTTTGATACATCGACGAATCTCATGTGGATGCAATCTGACGATGGTATTCTGAGAAATTGGGAAAATTCTTTGTCCTACTGTGAAAATTTGACATTTGCAGGCTACTCAGACTGGCACTTACCTAATATCAATGAAGTTGAAAGCATACTTGACCTAACAAAACAATTTCCAGTCTCTTCGATAGACCCGGTTTTCTCCTGCCAATTTGGATCATATTGGTCTAGCAGTACATACCCAATAAAGACTGAATCATTAGAATATAAGTATGATGGATACGCATATGCAGCATATTTCCCTCCAGGACAAGTGCACAACGACTATAAATTCGAAAATAACTACGTCCGCTGCGTGCGTTCCGGCCCTCTGCAATAGATCTATAGAAAAAGCTGATATCGAGCCTGTATCGAGAGCGTATTTTGACGTCTAAACGCCTTGTATTTTGTGAATAACACGCTCAAATTCAATGAAATATTTTGAAATGTCCTCCAAAGTTTCCATAACGGGCATTAGGAGACATGTTTTTTATTCAAGCTATAGCAAGGACTTTCCGATAGATGGAGGCTATGGATGTTTATCAACACGATTTAGTGCAACTCGTGACACGAATAAGATGCAAAGTGCCACCCAAAGTCTCCTTCCGGCAATCCCCTTCTTTTGGGCGATTACGGGATCATCGTCA encodes the following:
- a CDS encoding DUF1566 domain-containing protein; the protein is MKHPSLFAMMTAVAALVCFLVPSTLKADETDTLSTSLLPALLTLMQADTTGYILPDTGVTKFYGSNTWEIDKPYDGAPYYGQDAQFNPASQQMSYTDNGDGTVTDNLTGLMWMQADDGEEHIWAEAVADCKYLTLSGYSDWRLPSLHELFGIVDKGKSNPAINPLFTTNFSMYWTSDTDASYNDRAWFILFYGGITLSGSKYDAHGVRCTRSQTIRPEKEYIVNNDVVFDTSTNLMWMQSDDGILRNWENSLSYCENLTFAGYSDWHLPNINEVESILDLTKQFPVSSIDPVFSCQFGSYWSSSTYPIKTESLEYKYDGYAYAAYFPPGQVHNDYKFENNYVRCVRSGPLQ